The DNA window GCCTCACCGCCCAGTTTCAACCTGGCCTTCTGGTCATGGAGGCGCAAGTCCAGTTGGTCAATCTGGGTGCGCACCCCCAGGCTTTGGCCCAACTCCTGGCTCCAGTCGTCCAACTGGCCGCGCAGCTTGTCCTGCAGCTCGGCCTGGGTCAGGGTGTAATTGGCCAGGCCCATCAATTGGGCACAGCCGGCCAGCATCAGCAGGCTGGCCACGATCAGCAGTCTTTTCATCTTGAAACTATTCCGGTTCCGGGGCAGGCAGTGTAGCAAGCCTAGCCTGAATGGCCAGCGGCGCCAACGCCATATCAGCCTTGGCTGTTTGACTGGCCCGATGAGCCTCAGAGGCAAGCTTGGCGCCGGGGGCGGCGCTAGGGTGAAACGGCGAGCAACGTCAAACCCAAAACTTGATCGAGATCCGGTGTGCCGCTGCCTGCCAGGGGCACACTGGCCATCAAGACAAGCCAGTATTCAAGGAAATGGAGCGCGTTATGGCGATTAAGGCACTTGCTGATCAAACCTATGGATTCTACATCCCCTGCGTCACCCTGATGGGCCTGGGCTCTGCCGCCCAAGTGGGCCCCAAGGCCAGGGAACTTGGGGCACGCCGTGCCCTTATCGTCACCGACCAGGGGCTGCACAAGCTGGGGGTGTCGGAACAGATCGCCGGCTACCTGCGCGAAGCAGGGGTCGAAGCGGTGATTTTCCCCGGTGCCGAGCCCAACCCTACAGACGTCAACGTCCACCAGGGGGTCCAGGTGTACCAGGACAACGACTGTGATTTTATCCTGTCCCTGGGGGGCGGCAGTGCCCACGACTGCGCCAAGGGCGTGGGCCTGGTGACGGCCGGTGGCGGCCATATCCGCGATTACGAAGGGGTGGATAAGAGCAAGGTGCCCATGACTCCCCTTATTGCCGTCAACACCACGGCCGGTACGGCTTCGGAGATGACCCGTTTTTGTATCATCACCAACACCGAGACCCATGTGAAGATGGCCATCGTCGACTGGCGCTGCACCCCCCTGGTGGCCATAGACGATCCCAAGCTGATGGTAGGTAAGCCGCCGGCCCTGACCGCTGCTACCGGCATGGACGCCTTGACCCATGCCATAGAGGCCTATGTGTCCACGGCGGCCAACCCCATCACCGACGCCTGCGCCGAGAAGGCCATCCGCCTTATCGCCCAGTGGCTGCGCCCAGCCGTGGCCAACGGCACCGATCTGGAGGCCAGGGACGCCATGTGTTACGCCCAGTACCTGGCCGGTATGGCGTTCAACAACGCCTCCTTGGGTTATGTCCATGCCATGGCTCACCAGCTTGGCGGCTTCTACAACCTGCCCCACGGGGTCTGCAACGCCGTGCTGCTGCCCCATGTCTGT is part of the Gallaecimonas xiamenensis 3-C-1 genome and encodes:
- the mdh gene encoding iron-dependent methanol dehydrogenase: MAIKALADQTYGFYIPCVTLMGLGSAAQVGPKARELGARRALIVTDQGLHKLGVSEQIAGYLREAGVEAVIFPGAEPNPTDVNVHQGVQVYQDNDCDFILSLGGGSAHDCAKGVGLVTAGGGHIRDYEGVDKSKVPMTPLIAVNTTAGTASEMTRFCIITNTETHVKMAIVDWRCTPLVAIDDPKLMVGKPPALTAATGMDALTHAIEAYVSTAANPITDACAEKAIRLIAQWLRPAVANGTDLEARDAMCYAQYLAGMAFNNASLGYVHAMAHQLGGFYNLPHGVCNAVLLPHVCEFNLIACPERYAEIATFLGAETLGLTVTEAAEAGIQAIRELAGAIGIPANLSQLGVKEADLGVMSENAQKDACMLTNPRLATHDQVVAIFRAAL